A segment of the Solanum lycopersicum chromosome 9, SLM_r2.1 genome:
aataccaaaacaCTAATATTGGATGCTACAAATTACCTTATACGTAAGAGTCTTCTCATTTGCTTGTCAATATTAAGAAAAGGAATACaatatttatctttatatatttcaatttagtAGATTTCTTTCAACTGTATTCTAGTAGAAATTATTTTTGCCCATTTTTTGTTGTATACATATATTAGATTGTTGAATAAtgtatttatattcttttcagCATCTTTatgtattcaaattttgataaacTTATAGTATCAGTTTagttgtattttgttatttatttcattttattttttatgtcatcAATATTCATGATTCAAAATGAACATTCAATATTTCGTATACAATGTAGTTTCTCTTATTCTATTTTGTTAACTAGTAATAGATTTAtatattagtaattttttaagtatgtattcattttattgttgaacATGTGCAGGCAaatgaattttatgtcaaaaataaaccaaaaagaGCTCCCCATATTCATTGTTTCTTTAATCATGACATAAAAGCTAACTTGGTAAAGTATTTACATGGACATATATACAATGTATTATGTGAAAGCACCTGTTTTGGTaagtatatacaaatgcatCAATGTCATGTTCACGAACAAATACATAGGCGTTGTATGGCTTTAGAACTCAATTGTAGTTCTCGCCAAGCATTTGTAATGCGTGTAAATGGATCTACGTTGCATTTTAATTTGAGAGAATTTACTTTGATTAGTGGATTAAGTTGTGTAAACGAAGAAAATGATTTCATCTTTGATGAGTCAGAACCAAATAGGTTCATGGAAAAGTATTTTGAGGGTGTTAAGTTGATCAGGAAAATTGATATAATGAGGAGTTTTCAACAAAAAGTATGGGGGGAGAACCATCAGGATGGCCTGAAGTTTGCAATTTTATACTTCATCCAGACAATGATTTTTTCTGGTGAAAGAGCTACCAAAAAAGTTccttgattatatttttatcttgttGAAAGTGGAAGGTACAGTCAGTTTCCATGGGGGAAAAAAGCTTTCTATTTGCTGATGAAGAGCCTGAGCAAGAGGTTGAatagtgaaaaataattttacagaATCGGGGGAATGCCTATTGTATTCCAAGCATGGTTGTTTGAGTTCAGTTTGAGTATTGATTTCCAGGTCGCTCAAAAGGTTGATGACCATATTCCGAGGTTGCTCAACTGGCAGACGACCAATGAGAGTCGTAGATACAAGAAACTTATGAACAGCATATTTAGTGATGTTAATAACAAGGTACTTAActcacatatatttaataatcacCAAGTTGTATGTTTTTTGGTTGTTTTTATTCATAATAGTAACAAAATGTTTTGAATTCAGATTAAATTCAGGAACATTACACCTAATTAAACGGAACTTGCAGTATTGCAACTGCCACCGGAGGATATCGAAAATCAAGCTCCACCTCAGTATTCCGATTAATCAGATGATGATCTAGATGATGAAATAATTGATAGTAATGATGATCCACGAGGGGGAAGTTGTGATGATAAAGATTCTGACGATGATTTTCAAGAACCTTCTCCACAAGCAGTAAAGgtcaaaagaaaaggaaaagttgGTTCCTCAATGTCGCCTGTTAGAAAAAGGACAAAGAAGCCGGTGACTAGTGGATCCAAACAGGATGCAAAAAATTTGGAACCTCGAATTGCTGTTAAACAACCGATGAAAAAGAATGTTGTATCCAGAAAGGTACTAAAGAAACTTAAGGTTATTTTAAAGCAAACTGAATGTCTACATGCATATGTAACAAATACAACTTCTAGTGATTATGATATTTCAGAGAACAAGCGGATCTGAAGTGGAAGACTGGTTGAAAGAGCTATCAGATTTCAGGAAAGAAGTATTTACCATATAGTAAATCCTTCATAATTATACActtattagaattttaaatttttaataagctACATCATTATGTCGTATTTTTAGGTTAAACAAGAATTTGTTGAAATTCGCAGTTTGATCAATGACAACTTCAAGACTGTTCCGACAGGCATTAATTAAACACGGGATGAGCAGGAGgtttgttataaaaaataaaatgatgtaacGTATTTCAAATTAACATTTTTGTTAATGATTTACGTTGTAATATAACACATGCCGAGCATTCTGATGATCATATTGTCCCTTCAAATTCAAACGATGAAGATGGGTATACACCACAATACACTTCCAATAAAGAATCTCCATCAAATCAAGTTCTGGTAGTTCAGTGTGACAAATTGGAATCTGGAAATTCAGAGgtacttgtaatttttttattaatttaggtTGTATATACGATCCCTATTTTGGTGTTTTTtacgaaaattttgaatttattcactTTAATGAAGTGGtaacttttaatatttgattacatggttattgaatttttatttttttagaagacACTCAAGGATTTAAATGACAGTAAATCAACAAATGTTGTGCCCATGTAAGTCAAGATTTGTGTAACATTTTAAACTCAATACATGTGTAATAAATATCAGTAATAAGCCtcctatattttatataattataaatttatataattatgatcaAACTGTATCAAGCAATCTTAACTCGGTTTATGCTTACATGtattataaaaaacaataatttttagtcaataattgttataatttacAACTTTAACGGACTTTTCATTATTGTatccattaaatttttttcatgtttcttgttatttttattttttttatagacaaTCAACAATCCAGATGGAATATATCCCAAATCCGATGATCATGAGGTAAGTCAGGTTTTAGAcaagttttatgtttttttgtcGTACATCCTAATTTGTGATTACAATATACAAATTTGCCTTAAATTTCAGTCTCAATAAATGTTCATTATCATATCAACAATTTCATTTATAACTTTCATTTTGTAAGTTTTTTTGTATCAACACCcctattaaaaatctgattgaAGTGGATTTATGAATTTAGTACTCCAAGACCTACAATTCCTAGagtatgttatttaattttataagtacATTTGTTATACCATTATTTGGGTCATTACTTTTaaagtgtttttatttttacgaAATTAATAGGTAAATCAACCAAGCTTTGTATTTGATataccccccccccctaaaAAAAAAGTGCTTGGAGTATCTGAAAATTCACATGAGGTCGATGTTGAACAAATGTCATGTCCAGTCCCTATCTGGGTTTTGGATCACATGAATGTGACAACTGATTCACAGTTTGAATTGGACGATCAATTCATGCCTAGTCTCAATTCTATAAAGAGTAACACCGCACCACATTCAATTGTGATAAAAGGACACATCGAACAACTGCCAACAACAATTGCTGGATGCATTACAACAAAGGCAGATCAGGCCACTATCGATGTCCATTTGGGTACGAATGGTGAAAAATTGAAGATAGATTAACCTATCAGCAATAACGAACAGACGCCATTACTTGCGCGTTGGAATAGTCGTCCACGTCCTTATAATTTATCGCCGTATCTGACCAATTTTAAATCATCTGTTGGTATAATATTCCATTTTTAATGCTTAAGTTAATGTAATCTTTTTTTATTGCTGCTGTTAGtgtgtatttaatttattattttttgaaccaTTTCAGGTAGTTCATCATGTCAGCCCCACATTTTTGAATTGAAACACCCTTTATGTTTGATTTGATCTCAGGCGATTATACTATAACGCTGTGGGATGCGTTTCATTCATGGATCCGAGATGGATGCAAAGCACGACAAAAAGTAAATCATTGGTGAATAATTACAAGATATTTTTACAAcataactatttaaatttttgtatccGGTTAAATTTTTGTTCGTGTTTCAACAACAGTTATTGTTTGGTGTAGCTGATATAtaggttttcttgatttttttttgtatttaattgtTGAAAGtaattacttttttaatgaatggtatactatttctatttttattctatttttaggAAGCATGATCAAGACCATTACAAGAAGAATCTAGATGAAATTCCTATGGCCATTAACCTTGGCGTTCTCCTAATAGACAATAAGAATTGGTTCTATAATCTGTATTTCAAAGGATAGTTATTGAACAATTCGGTAAGAGTTGTTTAACATTTATCTTTACAAACAATGATTGAATAATAGTTATAGTATTTATACATTTGTCTTTAAATTTGTCAGCATGTTGATGTGATCTTATATTATCTACGGAAAAAAGTTAAGTATGATGTTGGAGGCAGCTATAAATATAACACTGTAGATTGTGTATTTAGTTCAAAGATCTgctatttgagaaaaatatttggaTTTAGATAGTGATGTTTGTTGTGCCGATGAAGAGCATGTCATTGGTGAATACATTAGAGGGTACAAAATGCATGCTTTTACACCTTCGCATAcgattaattatgtttttgttcCTCTCCATGATAAGGAGAAATTTCATTGGGTGTTGGTTGTGATATCATTTAATGATAAGTGTATCAACATGTATGACTTATATAGGGCAGCAGGTCACGATGCAGCTATCAAGGCAGAGATAGTTAACCTGTCTCAGTTGATCCCTTTGAAGTTAACAATCAATGAATATTACAACAATAAAGGAATTGATGTATCGCAAGCTCAACAAGAGAATGAGTTCTTTAATGTAGTATTCATAGATAATGTTCCTCAACAGTCGCATGGGTCTTTGTAAGTTTGTGTTTCTTTTGATTTTACTATCatcaaatcatcaatattatattgtgtactaacttttaatttcttatatcatAGGGATTGTGGTATTTATATTCTAGCTTTTGCCGAATATCTATCATATGGCCAAGGTATTCCAGTGAATGTTTTTGATGCATCATGTTTACGGTCAAGATACGCTACACTTCTTTGCAATTATGGCCAACAAAAGAATGATGCTGGAGCAATAAGTGACAATGAAGCACCTCCAAGATATAGCAAATTCAATGTAGCAATGCAGGAGATTGATACAATTCAAATAGATTAGTTGTTGTCCATTTTTTGATTTGTCATTATACATTAGTTTTGTATTGCTATGAAACGAATTTAAAGGGTTCCAGTTCTTGTGtttattaatgtataaaatcTTGAAGTTCTGGTTTCAAAGTTTTGGGTTAATATTAAAGTGTTTCAGTCCTTGTGCAGTTTATATGATAATGTTGGTCCATTTAATGAATCTTTGCTACATATAAAATCTATTTCTTTGTTGTTCCAGTTAATGAATATTTGCTACATATTCTATTTTTCTTACCAAAAGAGCATATATGAGGCTTTGTGGTAAGTGAGGAAAAAAAAGCGTTTTATTTGTGTGTCAAGCTTAAGTATTGCATGTGGGGTACACAAAATTCGTTTTTGATGTTTACCTGAAATGCATATGATTCTACCGACATATAATTTTTGTGACTCATACAAGTTCACACATACAATTTAGATAGAACAAATATAATGTAGATTAAAATCATGAATACGAATACATTTCGTTATAAAAGGTATACCAAaacaattacaataatataacaaaatgtatgcATTCATATGTTTCAAATGGATGTAACAattgatattaaattaataaattctaAATACAATTAATAATACTAACAACTTAAAAAAGATAGAATACGTATAGCGAATATGAATAATTTTAGAGataaaaagaatacaaaaaaatgtatgcattaaaatgttacaaaaacaatttatattaaattataaatacaatttaacTTGAATACAAGTATATGCAATGATTTTGTTTTGTGACTCATACAATTTCACTCATATATTCTAGAAAGAGCAAATACAATATagattaaaaacataaatatgaacACTTATCAAAAGATATTAATACCATGGATATGAATACATTTCGATAGTaaacgaagaaaaaaaatttgtatgcattaaaatgttacaaaaaaataatttatattaaataataaatacaattcaACTGGAATATAAGTAACTGCGAATGTTGTGTTTGTGACACATACAAGTTCACTCATAAACTTTAGACAggtcaaatataatatatattgaaaacatGGATATGAATGAacacttctcaaaaaaaatgtataaaaaaaaatatttgccgAATTCAAATAGAAGAATCCAACAATTGATGCATTCAAATGGATGTAACAATTGGTATTAAAATCTAAATACATTTAGGTTTCGAATACAAGTAACGGTATTCGAGAGAAGACGTAGAGCGAATACATTTCAAGATACAACCATGAACAAAGAATTccatgttattttattatccAGAAGGCATTAGAGATCTGGAAGCAACCTAActctaaaaatatacaaaaatgaaaCATCATTAACTATACAATACGCTGTCCATTCCTACATGAACGCCTATTGTGCCCTTTAAACCCACACGTACTGCAAGAATTCTTTCTCTTCTTACCATATAGCTCGCTATACGTCTTGTCAGGATACTTTTTGGATGGCCTTCCAGGAAGTTTTTTGTGATTTGAAGGCTGCACTATTTGGTCCTTAGTATATCAAGGTACATTTCACTCGTTTTGATCATGTCAGGACCCAAATCAaaccgcgactggcacccacacttaccctcctatgtgagcgaaccaatcaatacaaaacccaacatttcgaacataataacacaatataatgcggaagacttaaactcattaatgaaaatcaattaaataacttctaaaaactcgacaactattattatccccaaactggaagtcatcatcacaagaacatctatcctcaaattactaatctaagtgtatcgaagaagctaaaataagtaaaaagctagtccatgccagaagttcatggcatcaagacatgaagaggaagatccagtccaagctagaagcattagctcaccctgaaatccggtctaataaagactggctagagttgcgcttgagttgaagacgacggcacgtttgctgcactccacaatttaacaaaaagaaacatacaagtaggggtcagtacaaaacacggatactgagtagatatcatcggccaactcaaaatagaaaaaaaaatatcaagtaataatataaaatccactacattactcaacatgtagcaacaacaagtactatgatcgttaataagtaccgccaagttcacacataaggactcaagcctcaatatcatactcatttgggaaataggttcttttcattcgaatttattaacataattccaagattcattatctttattcctcttgtgtcggaacatgacactccgctcccttactactatgtgtcgaaacgtgacactccgatcccctaattctacgtgtcggttcgtgacacccgatcccctaattctacgtgtcagttcgtgacacccgatctcctaattctacatgtcgattcgtgacacccgatcccctaattctacgtgtcagttcgtgacacctaATCCCCTacttctacgtgtcggttcgtgacacccgctccactaatctcattctattaattcatcaagccttcttttataccaaggcatcatcaatctcatttctttagttcatcaagccttcttttataccaaggcatcatcaatatcattactttagttcatcaagccttcttttataccaaggcatcatcattacaaggggttttcaagatttgggattcaatagcttcatcatgcttatttcatcacaattatataatcatattaatgcaagcatacaattaagcatatagaagactttacaatacaacccaacacatatcattcgccattaagagttaactacgaatagtataaaaaccataacctacctccaccgaagattagtgatcaagcaagctaatcctcaaaatctttgctttctccttcgtttctcctctctctctcgatcgttttctttccctctccttgttctttctatttttattattcaaaccctctttcttttacccaaattaacatataattaagtatgaaagatgatgaatttaacccattaattaattcaaggttatctcttttaaccctcaagtagttaaattattaacattaacccactaaatttataattatagcaggaatagtcaaaaacgcccccttaaaacatttaaagaaatccgactcagcctgggattacgcagtctgtgacgggccgtcgtgcctgcgacggtccgtcctgctgctccgtcacagagtttagagactccattccattaaagggtctgtgacggtccgtcgtgcccacgacggtccgtcctgccatttcgttacgaagttcagagagttgatttcagtacccaattttcagaattctaagtattttggaacgagacaccctcgacgcttcgtcgtgcccatgacggtccgtcctgggTTCCGttgtctcagccagtttttccagaaataaaatctgctgctcaaaacgactaaacaggtcgttacagatcAGGTAGCGGACGAATTGGAATGCTATATGAATTCAAAAAGTTACTTGTCTTGTACAGGTCGGAAAAATATGGCCCAACATCGAAATGTTTCTTCTTTAAAACGTCCCAAGCGTGTGAACGTGGTATTTCATCTATTTGAAACCTGTTTCAAGTACAAGTTTTATTTTCCAAACAAACAATGTAGGTTCTAACTTCATGATGAACACTAAAAACATAGTTATTTGATTGTACAacctacaaaaataaataaacacttatGTGGTATAATTTTGCTGAACATTTAAATCGTAACAATATACCTTCATACGTAATGATGCTTCTTCATTAGCAACAAGCATCTCTTATGGTCTACCACAAAGTGTGGTGAAAGTATGTGAAGCAGACGTatgatttttcaaattcaatCTTGCAAACATCTG
Coding sequences within it:
- the LOC112942180 gene encoding uncharacterized protein isoform X1, which translates into the protein MLPIKLMGLNSLRSLAAIFLDFFIKAIDSQGFKQIFELASLLKQIWLWQGSAARMTQEYKMAIDSSSKKRKVSYYKTPVDHQEYRSDEVLRHDDEEANEFYVKNKPKRAPHIHCFFNHDIKANLVKYLHGHIYNVLCESTCFGKYIQMHQCHVHEQIHRRCMALELNCSSRQAFVMRVNGSTLHFNLREFTLISGLSCVNEENDFIFDESEPNRFMEKYFEGVKLIRKIDIMRSFQQKVWGENHQDGLKFAILYFIQTMIFSGERATKKVP
- the LOC112942180 gene encoding uncharacterized protein isoform X2, which produces MRFIHGSEMDAKHDKKAAGHDAAIKAEIVNLSQLIPLKLTINEYYNNKGIDVSQAQQENEFFNVVFIDNVPQQSHGSLDCGIYILAFAEYLSYGQGIPVNVFDASCLRSRYATLLCNYGQQKNDAGAISDNEAPPRYSKFNVAMQEIDTIQID